A genomic stretch from Gouania willdenowi unplaced genomic scaffold, fGouWil2.1 scaffold_56_arrow_ctg1, whole genome shotgun sequence includes:
- the LOC114460670 gene encoding olfactory receptor 142-like — MGEEFNETYITLGGFEGMENYRYLYFILVLTLCILSIYSNAIIVYIIWEHQNLHESMYIFIAASSVNSLLVSINIYPKLLIDFLSEKQTVSYSVCLLQYFLCYCLGIVDLLLLAAMAFDRYVSICKPLVYPNIMTNRTVVVVLVFAWFVPASQMSVSTVLSAKQKVCHFVIKGFFCTNSIFKLHCVNSKVISVFGLVSCMFILGICPVFFVLFTYARILFIVYKSSNDVRQKAAVTCLPHLLVLLCFTALGTYDVVFT, encoded by the coding sequence ATGGGTGAGGAATTCAATGAGACATATATAACACTTGGGGGCTTTGAAGGCATGGAAAACTatagatatctttattttatcCTTGTGTTGACGCTGTGCATTTTATCAATTTACAGTAATGCTATTATCGTGTATATCATCTGGGAACATCAAAACCTTCATGAGTCTATGTACATTTTCATTGCAGCTTCATCAGTAAACTCACTTTTAGTCAGTATAAACATTTACCCAAAACTTCTGATTGATTTTCTATCTGAGAAACAAACTGTATCCTATTCAGTCTGCCTTCTTCAGTACTTCCTATGTTACTGTTTAGGTATTGTAGACTTATTACTATTGGCAGCCATGGCCTTTGACAGGTATGTGTCCATATGTAAGCCTCTGGTATATCCAAACATCATGACTAACAGGACTGTGGTTGTTGTACTAGTTTTTGCCTGGTTTGTGCCTGCTTCTCAAATGTCAGTGTCCACTGTGTTGAGTGCCAAGCAGaaagtctgtcattttgttataaAAGGATTTTTCTGTACCAACTCTATCTTTAAGCTACACTGTGTGAACTCAAAAGTGATATCAGTATTTGGTTTGGTGTCTTGCATGTTTATATTGGGTATTTgtcctgtgttttttgttttattcacataTGCTAGAATACTTTTCATTGTCTACAAAAGCAGTAACGATGTGAGACAAAAAGCTGCAGTGACGTGTTTACCTCATCTGctggttttattgtgttttactgCTTTAGGTACATATGATGTCGTTTTCACTTGA